A window of Pirellula sp. SH-Sr6A contains these coding sequences:
- a CDS encoding phage minor head protein, whose amino-acid sequence MSDLVSDPLEMVFGKSIVGAELIYSEARREILRAIESSFEPFNTDRMIRSTTAVLNRMSPLMIDHLTDTDMAGFVTGMNDLSKQFPAWLWREFTTGIRTFQTPPPLPPNYFRLMDMFDPEPRLRFPLIEKAAERLSQRNVLTRDQWEAASIDARERAFFITGDVTNDTIAKVRDVIVNDLNEGASFKEFKKKLGDTLEKSGIGPARVENIYRTNVQAAFRDGRETLVSDPIVTELFPYQRYIAVHDKRARQTHKDLEKFGLSGTNIYRRDDPFWDRFTPPWDYQCRCGVRPMTVDAAARAGVEEARQWLKTGVPPERPEWRDSFIPFPHNPNFGTRGRVAIAA is encoded by the coding sequence ATGAGCGACCTAGTATCCGATCCGCTGGAAATGGTGTTCGGTAAATCGATCGTCGGGGCAGAATTGATCTACTCCGAGGCTCGACGGGAAATTTTGCGCGCCATCGAGTCGAGCTTTGAGCCATTCAACACAGACCGCATGATCCGTTCCACAACAGCGGTTCTCAATCGAATGTCCCCGCTGATGATCGATCATCTCACCGATACCGACATGGCTGGATTCGTCACCGGCATGAATGACCTTTCGAAGCAGTTCCCCGCGTGGTTGTGGCGAGAGTTCACCACCGGAATCAGGACGTTCCAAACTCCTCCACCTCTCCCGCCAAACTACTTCCGGCTGATGGATATGTTCGATCCGGAGCCGAGATTGCGATTCCCGTTGATAGAGAAAGCAGCGGAGCGACTGAGCCAGCGAAACGTTCTTACCCGAGACCAATGGGAAGCGGCCAGCATCGACGCGCGAGAGCGAGCGTTTTTCATCACTGGCGATGTGACCAACGACACTATCGCAAAGGTTCGCGATGTGATCGTGAACGACCTGAACGAAGGCGCATCGTTCAAGGAGTTCAAAAAGAAACTCGGCGACACGCTGGAGAAATCCGGAATAGGTCCAGCCCGCGTGGAGAACATCTATCGAACAAACGTACAGGCCGCTTTTCGAGATGGTCGCGAGACCCTTGTCAGTGATCCAATCGTAACAGAGCTGTTCCCTTATCAGCGATACATTGCTGTCCACGACAAGCGAGCCAGGCAGACCCATAAGGACTTAGAGAAATTCGGGCTGAGTGGTACAAACATCTATCGGCGAGATGATCCTTTCTGGGATCGATTTACACCCCCTTGGGATTATCAATGTAGGTGCGGAGTTCGGCCAATGACCGTTGATGCGGCCGCACGCGCAGGAGTCGAGGAGGCTCGACAATGGCTCAAGACGGGTGTTCCTCCGGAGCGCCCAGAATGGCGAGATAGTTTCATTCCGTTTCCACATAACCCCAACTTTGGAACACGCGGAAGGGTTGCGATAGCAGCATGA